The following proteins are co-located in the Diorhabda carinulata isolate Delta chromosome 4, icDioCari1.1, whole genome shotgun sequence genome:
- the LOC130892386 gene encoding uncharacterized protein LOC130892386, whose protein sequence is MYAAAGGASLASRQARQKQKQNKQKQQKQIKATELSSKPPQAKNFQNYTDPLVPRLSRVERGTLKPAPPNERRHSTSNYHLKEPQHRSRIRESPSISIPVQNIPAQPLSPQHHPPHLPLLSTPSLQGQLPQICIPEDGNLERRCSFVRQVEEMEKHQEQGLLNNCNHICNVDFKEKQWDDKFYMEYDRSAFGSLEYPFSECSQGRAAWQERERDRRCSLSEEARQHRIKQTEAHHRWMKRNRIHDSSYGVGSDEDDFFSVYHQSAAANALLYVGLGTTAIGSVIFFVGTGEKGFKTLELRLIGPTLIACGLLCCLIRVLLCAVPSTCFRNRKKTRLKANACPHGSNKYLTSKFSCAHDADFVKVDKTSHRKSKKKVSIVPPNHSLPSTSTAEYKELPQSATKISIPEIHLPSSFSEEGNKSPRDEDSIIELQTLDLVYDIQSLSSSDSASETKPVIVTDKNTSKFMKSREPENITQGDNTETCLSVVLERNDNSESSDGDKEKTTSEKHTHSGIVLSPLQLGQ, encoded by the exons ATGTATGCTGCAGCAGGGGGCGCTTCGCTCGCTAGCAGACAGGCCAGACaaaagcaaaaacaaaacaagcaAAAGCAACAAAAGCAGATCAAAGCAACAGAGTTATCATCGAAACCGCCGCAAgccaaaaattttcaaaactatacagACCCACTAGTTCCTAGACTTTCTCGAGTAGAAAGGGGCACTCTAAAACCTGCTCCACCAAATGAAAGAAGACATTCAACTTCTAATTACCATCTTAAAGAACCTCAGCATAGGTCTAGAATTCGAGAAAGCCCTTCAATATCCATTCCAGTACAAAATATACCCGCACAACCCCTTAGCCCCCAACATCATCCACCTCATTTACCCTTATTGTCTACTCCTTCTCTTCAAGGTCAACTGCCTCAAATTTGTATTCCTGAAGATGGAAACTTGGAGAGGAGATGCAGCTTCGTCCGACAAgttgaagaaatggaaaaacatCAAGAGCAAGGTTTATTGAATAACTGCAATCATATTTGTAATGttgatttcaaagaaaaacaatGGGATGATAAATTTTACATGGAATATGATAGAAGTGCATTCGGAAGTTTGGAATATCCGTTTTCTGAG TGTTCACAGGGTCGAGCCGCATGGCAGGAACGTGAAAGAGACAGACGCTGTTCGCTCTCCGAGGAAGCGCGGCAACATCGTATCAAGCAAACGGAAGCCCATCATCGATGGATGAAAAGAAACAGG ATACATGATTCAAGTTATGGCGTTGGATCGGACGAAGACGACTTCTTCAGTGTTTATCATCAGAGTGCAGCAGCGAACGCACTCCTTTACGTGGGTTTAGGAACTACAGCAATAGGCAGTGTAATCTTCTTCGTAGGAACTGGCGAAAAAGGTTTCAAAACATTAGAATTACGACTAATTGGACCTACTTTAATAGCATGCGGCCTATTGTGTTGCCTAATTCGGGTGTTATTATGTGCCGTGCCGTCTACTTGTTTTAGAAATCGTAAAAAGACTAGACTTAAAGCAAACGCTTGTCCTCAcggatcaaataaatatttgacgAGTAAATTTAGTTGTGCGCATGATGCCGATTTCGTAAAAGTAGATAAGACTTCCCACAGAAAAAGCAAAAAGAAAGTTTCCATAGTTCCGCCTAACCATTCGTTGCCTAGTACTAGTACCGCAGAATATAAGGAGTTACCTCAGTCAGCTACCAAGATCTCCATACCCGAGATCCATCTACCGAGTAGCTTCAGTGAAGAAGGGAATAAATCTCCAAGGGACGAAGACTCCATTATTGAGCTCCAGACTCTAGACTTAGTCTACGATATTCAAAGTTTATCTAGTTCCGATAGTGCCAGTGAAACTAAACCG gTGATCGTTACTGATAAAAACACATCGAAATTTATGAAATCGAGGGAACCTGAGAATATTACTCAAGGCGACAATACCGAGACTTGTCTGAGTGTTGTTTTAGAAAGAAATGACAATAGTGAAAGTAGTGATGGAGACAAGGAAAAAACTACTAGTGAAAAACATACACACAGCGGTATTGTATTAAGTCCTTTGCAGTTAGGACAATAA